In Anaerobacillus isosaccharinicus, one genomic interval encodes:
- the secA2 gene encoding accessory Sec system translocase SecA2 codes for MLTYIKKIIGTDQDRKIKKYSKIVEKINKLEPEFEKLSDEQLISKTNYLKEELANGKSLEDIKVEAFAVVREASKRVLGMRHYDVQLIGGLVLLEGNISEMATGEGKTLVASLPSYLRALEGKGVHVITVNDYLARRDREIIGQIHEFLGLKVGLNLPGLGTTEKQEAYNADITYGVGTEFGFDYLRDNMVYDERQKVQRTYHYAIIDEIDSVLIDEAKTPLIIAGKTTVSPDLYYICAKLTKRFKVDVDYIYDAELKSVNFTDDGITKVERAFGIDNLYDLDHQTLYHFTLQALRARVMFQKDVEYIVSEGEIKLVDMFTGRIMDGRSYSDGLHQAIEAKEGLVITEENKTQALVTIQNYFRMYPILSGMTGTAKTEEKEFQMLYSMDVIQIPTNKQRIRVDLEDQVYQTKEQKYQAVALKVKELHEKGQPVLVGTTSIIQSETVANYIDELQLPYELLNAKSVEKEVQLISLAGQKGQITIATNMAGRGTDIMLGDGAEELGGLFVLGTERHESRRIDNQLKGRSGRQGDPGTTQFFICLEDEMMQRFAREDVNEWKKVLKADDTGLVLNKEIHEFIDKVQHICESGNYSAREYTLKLDDIVNEQRNTIYRLRNKAINDDNSITLVLPLVKSATQNLVAKYCPEEQLTEEWNISELKVQLKHVLYTEVDLFSTKISELEEVEKEVADVLNSYITLIEENSEIQEFQLKCKQFLLMALDFHWLQHIEEMTRLKEGIGLRSYQQEDPMRVYEREGFELFTKMYQNIERDTSIQLARIIKHNQNEV; via the coding sequence ATGCTTACCTATATAAAAAAAATCATAGGCACAGACCAAGATCGTAAAATTAAAAAATATTCAAAAATAGTAGAAAAAATTAATAAGCTAGAGCCAGAATTTGAAAAACTTTCAGATGAGCAACTCATTTCAAAAACCAATTACCTTAAAGAAGAACTTGCAAATGGTAAATCATTAGAAGATATAAAAGTAGAAGCCTTTGCTGTTGTCCGTGAAGCATCTAAACGAGTTTTAGGAATGCGACATTATGACGTTCAGCTAATAGGTGGGTTAGTTTTATTAGAAGGAAACATATCTGAAATGGCTACAGGTGAAGGAAAAACTTTAGTCGCTTCCCTTCCAAGTTACTTGCGCGCTTTAGAAGGAAAAGGTGTCCATGTTATTACAGTTAATGACTATCTTGCTCGTCGAGACAGAGAAATCATTGGTCAAATCCATGAATTCCTTGGATTGAAGGTTGGATTAAACTTACCTGGCTTGGGAACAACTGAAAAGCAAGAAGCTTACAATGCCGATATTACATATGGTGTTGGGACTGAATTTGGGTTCGATTATTTAAGAGACAACATGGTTTATGACGAACGTCAAAAAGTCCAGCGCACATACCACTATGCGATTATTGATGAAATTGATAGCGTCTTAATTGACGAAGCAAAGACACCATTAATCATTGCTGGTAAAACAACTGTCAGCCCTGACCTTTATTATATTTGTGCAAAACTAACAAAACGCTTCAAAGTTGATGTTGACTACATCTATGATGCTGAGCTAAAAAGCGTTAACTTTACCGACGATGGCATTACAAAAGTAGAGCGAGCCTTTGGTATCGATAACTTATATGACCTTGACCATCAGACGTTATATCACTTTACACTTCAAGCGCTACGTGCTCGTGTTATGTTCCAAAAGGATGTTGAGTATATCGTAAGTGAAGGTGAAATTAAGCTTGTTGATATGTTTACCGGACGCATTATGGATGGAAGAAGCTATAGTGATGGCTTACATCAGGCGATTGAAGCGAAAGAAGGCTTAGTCATCACAGAAGAAAATAAGACTCAAGCCCTTGTTACAATTCAAAACTACTTTAGAATGTATCCGATTTTATCAGGAATGACAGGTACAGCAAAAACAGAGGAAAAAGAATTTCAAATGCTTTATAGCATGGATGTTATTCAAATCCCTACGAATAAACAAAGAATAAGAGTAGACTTAGAAGATCAAGTATATCAAACGAAGGAACAAAAATATCAAGCCGTTGCTCTAAAAGTCAAGGAATTACATGAAAAAGGACAACCAGTTCTTGTTGGAACAACATCGATCATTCAATCAGAAACTGTAGCAAACTATATTGATGAACTTCAACTTCCATACGAGCTTTTAAATGCAAAAAGTGTAGAGAAAGAAGTTCAATTAATTTCCCTTGCTGGTCAAAAAGGACAAATTACCATTGCTACAAATATGGCTGGTCGAGGAACTGACATTATGTTAGGTGATGGTGCCGAGGAGCTAGGTGGACTTTTCGTACTTGGAACAGAACGTCATGAAAGTCGTAGAATTGACAATCAGCTAAAAGGTCGTTCAGGTAGACAAGGAGATCCTGGAACTACTCAATTCTTTATTTGCTTAGAAGATGAAATGATGCAACGCTTCGCTAGAGAAGACGTTAATGAGTGGAAAAAAGTTTTAAAAGCGGATGATACTGGTTTAGTATTAAATAAAGAAATCCACGAGTTTATTGATAAAGTTCAGCATATATGTGAGAGCGGGAACTATTCAGCACGTGAGTATACTTTAAAGTTAGATGATATTGTTAACGAACAGCGAAATACGATTTATAGATTAAGAAATAAGGCCATTAACGATGATAATTCAATTACCCTTGTTCTACCTTTAGTTAAATCAGCTACTCAAAACCTCGTTGCAAAGTATTGTCCTGAGGAGCAGCTAACTGAAGAATGGAATATATCTGAGTTGAAAGTTCAGTTAAAGCATGTACTTTATACTGAAGTAGACCTATTTTCTACTAAAATTTCAGAGTTAGAAGAAGTTGAAAAAGAAGTAGCAGATGTTCTTAATTCGTATATTACCCTTATCGAGGAGAATTCTGAAATTCAAGAATTTCAACTCAAGTGCAAACAGTTCCTACTAATGGCGTTAGATTTCCATTGGTTACAGCATATTGAAGAGATGACACGTTTAAAAGAAGGTATCGGTTTGAGAAGCTATCAACAAGAAGACCCGATGCGTGTCTACGAGCGTGAAGGATTCGAATTATTTACAAAAATGTATCAAAACATTGAACGCGACACTAGCATTCAACTTGCTAGAATTATAAAACACAACCAAAACGAAGTGTAA
- a CDS encoding N-acetylmuramoyl-L-alanine amidase, with protein sequence MIRRLVAVFLFAVLLSSNMNTSFAEGNRIVFSDLNEGYWAEKQVYELTSKKVINGFPDNTFRPDLEVTRAQFAAMVSRALNLADADSNFKDVPKSSSLYKEVSRAAAAGIIVGDGSGSFHPDRHVSRAEMAIMLDRAIQLKGEFLVFQPLSFADKNDIGKSAQESVKRLTNYQVMDAQKENKFLPNEKGTRVETTVAVYQMLKAIKEQHEVVGISHIYAGKIDANPSLRVRQEASTESAVLGRLNNGTIIRILTEDDNWYKIKFNNDYGFVAKDFVKILATVEQPKDDVDISNPPEEDAPPVEGGQPVEPPVEEQPSEDQNNEEKLKQVEYLKGEVTASFLNVRKNANATAEKVGQLTVSTVVNILKTEGDWHEILYQGNKGYIHKSFVKLLDTPSINVLKNKVIMIDPGHGGKDPGAVVGELKESDVVLKVSLLMKDLLEAEGATVIMTRSDDTFLTLAQRAELANSIEALDLFLSVHANAATTDTANGVESYWNKTNSSDFSQLLTRKLQDQLLSHMKLANRGVKHANFQVIRDTKAPSTLVELGFMTNNKDINYMKTDDYYQDAANGLFHGIVDYFSSVITE encoded by the coding sequence TTGATAAGGAGATTAGTTGCGGTCTTTTTATTCGCAGTGCTGCTAAGTAGCAATATGAATACTAGCTTTGCCGAAGGAAATCGGATTGTATTTTCAGATTTAAATGAGGGTTATTGGGCTGAAAAACAAGTCTACGAATTAACAAGTAAAAAGGTTATTAACGGTTTTCCAGATAACACATTCCGTCCAGATCTAGAAGTGACTAGAGCTCAGTTTGCTGCCATGGTATCAAGGGCACTAAATTTAGCCGATGCTGATTCTAATTTTAAGGATGTACCCAAGTCAAGCTCATTATATAAAGAAGTAAGCCGAGCAGCTGCAGCTGGCATTATCGTTGGTGATGGTAGTGGTTCATTCCATCCAGATCGTCATGTATCTAGAGCGGAGATGGCAATTATGCTAGATCGTGCTATTCAGCTAAAAGGTGAATTTCTAGTTTTCCAGCCACTTTCATTCGCCGATAAAAATGACATTGGAAAGTCTGCACAGGAGAGTGTGAAACGATTAACCAATTACCAGGTCATGGATGCACAAAAGGAAAACAAATTTCTTCCAAACGAAAAAGGTACTCGTGTCGAAACAACAGTTGCAGTCTATCAAATGCTAAAGGCAATTAAAGAGCAACATGAGGTTGTTGGTATTTCTCATATTTACGCTGGGAAAATTGATGCAAACCCTAGTTTGCGAGTTCGACAAGAAGCTTCAACTGAAAGTGCAGTTTTAGGTCGTTTAAACAACGGTACGATTATTCGCATTTTAACAGAAGACGACAATTGGTATAAAATTAAGTTTAATAACGATTATGGTTTTGTTGCAAAGGATTTTGTTAAGATATTAGCGACAGTTGAACAACCGAAAGATGATGTCGATATATCAAATCCTCCTGAAGAAGATGCACCACCAGTAGAGGGAGGGCAACCGGTAGAACCACCTGTAGAAGAACAACCAAGTGAAGACCAGAATAATGAAGAGAAATTAAAGCAGGTGGAGTACTTAAAGGGTGAAGTAACTGCTAGCTTTCTTAATGTTAGAAAAAATGCCAATGCTACTGCTGAAAAAGTTGGACAATTAACGGTAAGTACAGTAGTAAATATTTTGAAAACAGAGGGAGATTGGCACGAAATTCTTTACCAAGGAAATAAGGGTTATATTCACAAAAGCTTTGTTAAATTGTTAGATACACCTTCAATAAATGTTTTGAAAAATAAAGTGATTATGATTGATCCTGGTCATGGTGGTAAAGATCCAGGTGCTGTAGTAGGGGAGTTAAAGGAATCAGATGTTGTGTTAAAAGTTTCACTGTTAATGAAAGATTTATTAGAAGCTGAAGGTGCTACCGTAATTATGACGCGTTCAGACGATACATTTCTCACATTAGCCCAACGCGCTGAGCTTGCTAACTCTATAGAAGCACTAGACTTATTTTTAAGCGTACATGCTAATGCAGCTACCACTGATACGGCTAATGGAGTAGAATCTTATTGGAATAAAACAAACTCAAGTGATTTTAGTCAACTATTAACAAGGAAGCTACAAGACCAGTTGTTAAGTCACATGAAATTAGCTAACCGTGGAGTTAAACATGCCAACTTTCAAGTGATTAGAGATACAAAAGCACCAAGTACATTGGTAGAGCTTGGTTTTATGACCAACAATAAAGACATTAATTACATGAAAACTGACGATTATTATCAAGATGCTGCTAATGGACTATTTCACGGGATCGTGGATTACTTTAGTAGTGTAATAACTGAATAG
- a CDS encoding S8 family peptidase, whose translation MRLKKGISIFLLIVLLFSSFTTGTAFAVVEKSSPITKEDLLKQLNITPEEQHEAIISQITQDSKMKPSEDTLVIKYNQPISTRIHTQAGAVVKKRVAALNYDIVTITGNKKIEDVINYYRNLGSVDSVMPSVPVQTLSTSFNDPKAKDMYHLNMVNAAKALSLAGKHEVVVAVIDTGMDLKHPELKNQVLTPYNVADPMKRPLADVHGTHVAGIIAAEANNGIGGYGINPNAKILPIDVFNRGWGSSDYIVAEGILYAVNQGAQVINMSLGSYYPSKILEDAVNIALDAGITIVASAGNEGSSTSRYPAAFEGVISVGALNDQTKLATFSNYGPSVDIVAPGEAIYAPFFDVDKHSTFMELSGTSMSAPIVAGVASLLLSKHPNLTPLQVKYILQQTAKDIGTPGYNMEFGFGLVDPVAALQYDVKKLPKFNTASDDLVKGAIEPFIANNEGIAEGHIKLPSQINWYKIPVEAGQKVQLTLEGAKLYDYEMVIKHLGENSEVVNNVKVNDVQEGKIEAYLYNAEEDGTLLIGVKDAFGKYSKEGASRYTLHLQIADDWKDDGITGAIPFHIESIPYSSFWQKDGPFYLTAKPIETDEDFDTEEVVEAANKAEQKEEKTAEKNNGADYDYFTFSVDEQQILEINVIGVPGVNIMLNVYRGEEFRMVPPDMLGKSYYDNDFMGPWPMERSNNNGVGEGETLVFEAYPGVEYVLEVTNAMDYYYYSPFMYFDYYGFQEQDMVYPNSHIPYHIRIRGEQLPPDEDGFPMNMYDMYYYEETYEEVIEEFKRDRLTKTPSEFQQDYYYSYYFYEKEMVQKVLEAAPSYELGTEAKGYFQIYGDIDLFKVQPDYNGIYQFSFNKTETMMPMATVLRYDEKEEMLYHVAYNDPYDYYYGGFKSNNNLFVGLEKDQTYIVMLQNFYYGPSLDEYSVSSKLILENPQDKYAPNHKPEEAVVLPDNKTVKGNFAMGNEVDYFYFESDKDQLFGLTLQAPIVSEKERNGLPEDLFKPIMPAVLIMEDIDGDGELSDEEMRNAIYFYGYQEDVTGSFNAKAGKKYFVAVMNYYYYGSGASLTPYELAIKPAPKAGAVTPLKEVTKNKLSTKGYFETNHKEKMYNLDVVKTSKTTIELAIPKDIDGVLAIYDAKKKLIKSVDYYGKGDSEFIELTLEKGSYYIGVKDFFGGGSVSPYELTVNFK comes from the coding sequence ATGCGTTTGAAAAAAGGTATTTCTATTTTTCTACTAATTGTACTATTATTTAGTAGTTTTACTACCGGTACCGCGTTTGCGGTAGTTGAGAAATCTTCTCCAATCACAAAAGAAGATTTGCTAAAACAACTAAATATTACACCAGAAGAACAACATGAGGCTATAATTAGCCAAATCACTCAGGATTCAAAAATGAAGCCAAGTGAAGACACGTTAGTCATTAAGTACAACCAGCCAATCTCTACAAGAATACATACTCAGGCTGGTGCAGTTGTAAAAAAGAGAGTTGCCGCATTAAATTATGACATTGTTACAATTACAGGAAATAAAAAAATTGAGGATGTCATTAATTATTATCGTAATTTAGGCTCTGTAGATTCAGTAATGCCAAGTGTCCCAGTGCAAACACTTTCTACATCTTTTAATGATCCAAAAGCAAAAGATATGTATCATTTAAATATGGTCAATGCTGCAAAAGCGCTATCTTTAGCTGGAAAACATGAAGTTGTTGTCGCAGTGATTGATACAGGGATGGATCTAAAACATCCTGAGTTAAAAAATCAGGTTCTTACCCCGTATAACGTTGCAGATCCAATGAAGAGACCATTAGCAGATGTTCATGGAACGCATGTTGCAGGAATTATCGCCGCTGAGGCGAACAATGGAATTGGTGGTTATGGAATTAACCCGAATGCAAAAATTCTTCCTATCGATGTATTTAATCGAGGTTGGGGTTCTAGCGATTACATTGTCGCAGAAGGTATTTTATATGCAGTGAACCAAGGCGCCCAAGTTATCAATATGAGTTTAGGTTCATATTATCCATCAAAAATTTTAGAAGATGCTGTTAACATTGCTTTAGATGCTGGGATTACAATCGTTGCCTCAGCTGGGAATGAAGGTAGTTCAACTTCTAGATATCCAGCAGCATTTGAAGGAGTTATTAGTGTTGGAGCACTTAATGATCAAACGAAACTAGCAACATTCTCAAACTATGGACCGAGTGTTGATATCGTTGCTCCAGGAGAGGCTATCTATGCTCCATTTTTTGACGTTGATAAACATTCAACATTTATGGAGTTAAGTGGAACTTCAATGTCTGCCCCTATAGTAGCAGGCGTGGCGTCACTACTTTTATCAAAACACCCTAATTTAACACCTTTACAAGTTAAATATATTCTTCAACAAACAGCTAAAGATATTGGCACACCAGGTTATAACATGGAGTTCGGTTTTGGGTTAGTAGATCCTGTTGCTGCACTTCAATATGATGTGAAAAAGCTTCCGAAGTTTAACACAGCATCTGATGACCTAGTTAAAGGTGCAATTGAGCCTTTTATTGCGAATAACGAAGGCATTGCAGAAGGTCATATCAAGCTTCCTTCTCAAATCAATTGGTACAAAATCCCTGTAGAAGCAGGACAAAAAGTTCAATTAACCCTTGAAGGTGCCAAGCTTTATGACTATGAAATGGTCATTAAACATCTTGGCGAAAATTCAGAAGTCGTCAATAACGTAAAAGTAAATGATGTTCAAGAAGGAAAGATTGAAGCTTATTTATATAATGCTGAGGAAGACGGAACACTTCTTATTGGTGTCAAAGATGCGTTTGGAAAATACAGCAAGGAAGGTGCCTCTCGCTATACACTTCACTTGCAGATTGCTGATGATTGGAAAGATGATGGCATAACTGGTGCTATCCCTTTCCATATTGAGTCAATTCCTTACTCTTCTTTCTGGCAAAAGGATGGTCCATTCTATTTAACTGCTAAACCAATAGAGACGGACGAGGATTTCGATACAGAAGAAGTAGTAGAAGCTGCAAACAAAGCTGAACAAAAAGAAGAAAAAACAGCAGAAAAAAATAATGGTGCTGATTATGACTATTTCACTTTTTCAGTAGATGAGCAACAAATTTTAGAAATTAATGTTATAGGTGTTCCTGGAGTAAACATCATGTTAAATGTATACCGTGGCGAAGAGTTCAGAATGGTTCCACCTGATATGTTAGGTAAAAGCTACTATGATAATGATTTCATGGGACCTTGGCCAATGGAGAGATCTAATAATAATGGTGTCGGAGAAGGAGAAACACTTGTATTTGAAGCATACCCTGGAGTGGAATATGTTTTAGAAGTAACAAATGCAATGGATTATTACTACTATAGTCCTTTCATGTATTTCGATTATTATGGTTTTCAGGAGCAAGATATGGTTTATCCGAATTCGCACATTCCATATCATATTCGCATTAGAGGTGAGCAATTACCACCTGATGAAGATGGCTTCCCAATGAATATGTATGATATGTACTACTATGAAGAGACGTATGAGGAAGTAATTGAAGAATTTAAGCGAGATAGATTAACTAAAACTCCTAGTGAGTTCCAACAAGATTATTACTACAGTTACTATTTCTATGAAAAGGAAATGGTACAAAAGGTTCTTGAAGCTGCTCCAAGTTATGAATTAGGGACAGAGGCTAAAGGTTATTTCCAAATCTATGGTGATATTGACCTTTTTAAAGTACAGCCTGATTATAATGGTATTTACCAGTTCTCTTTTAACAAAACTGAGACGATGATGCCAATGGCGACTGTTTTAAGATATGACGAAAAAGAAGAAATGCTTTATCATGTTGCCTATAATGACCCATATGATTATTATTACGGTGGCTTTAAATCAAATAATAATTTATTTGTAGGATTAGAAAAAGATCAGACATATATTGTTATGTTACAAAATTTTTATTATGGACCGTCTTTGGATGAGTACAGTGTTAGCTCTAAATTAATCCTTGAAAACCCTCAAGATAAGTATGCTCCTAACCATAAACCAGAAGAAGCAGTAGTGCTTCCTGACAATAAAACGGTTAAAGGGAACTTTGCGATGGGTAACGAAGTAGACTACTTCTACTTTGAATCAGATAAAGATCAATTGTTTGGCTTAACTCTTCAAGCTCCAATCGTCAGTGAGAAGGAACGAAATGGTTTACCTGAAGATTTGTTTAAGCCGATTATGCCAGCTGTGTTAATTATGGAAGATATTGATGGAGATGGCGAGTTAAGTGATGAAGAAATGAGAAACGCAATTTATTTCTATGGTTACCAAGAAGATGTAACAGGATCGTTCAATGCTAAGGCAGGAAAGAAGTATTTCGTTGCGGTCATGAATTACTATTACTACGGTAGTGGTGCTTCATTAACACCTTATGAATTAGCGATTAAACCTGCACCAAAAGCAGGAGCGGTTACTCCACTTAAGGAAGTTACAAAAAATAAACTTTCAACAAAGGGTTACTTTGAAACAAACCATAAAGAAAAAATGTATAATCTTGATGTAGTAAAAACGAGTAAAACTACGATTGAGTTAGCTATTCCTAAGGATATTGATGGTGTTTTAGCAATTTATGATGCCAAAAAGAAGCTAATCAAATCAGTAGATTACTATGGTAAGGGAGATTCAGAATTTATCGAACTTACTTTGGAAAAAGGCAGTTACTATATTGGAGTAAAAGACTTTTTCGGTGGTGGAAGTGTTTCTCCATACGAATTAACAGTTAACTTTAAGTAG
- a CDS encoding accessory Sec system S-layer assembly protein, with protein MKHFFKKKDDTPQLQGEESAVSSNDLINETGAEVDETEVTTQLSLHPSWNLQKQDLYVYQFLNEECPPLLPNQLSLYGISLIKEDGFRVSAFIRNSLDKAIKLEETTLVLLDSQGQVLGRKAFNLSEVGEIPAKSSRPWHFLFTSKDLFSQDEPAEGWKLAFQLKPSSRKHELELADSWKNSLAEDDKKKLEEMVNNLTPPKEGEVNFLGLQAKRAETGDLHVTMLIRNGSEKDINLEQLPLIIEDANGDVVAKGGFKLEEFKVKANTSKPWTFIFPSTLVLKEDMDLSRWKAYPPKTN; from the coding sequence ATGAAGCATTTTTTCAAGAAAAAAGACGATACACCACAACTACAAGGTGAAGAAAGTGCTGTATCTTCAAACGACCTTATTAATGAAACTGGAGCAGAAGTCGATGAAACAGAAGTAACTACCCAACTTTCTCTTCATCCTTCTTGGAACTTACAAAAACAAGATCTTTATGTATACCAATTTCTAAATGAAGAATGTCCACCTCTATTACCAAATCAACTATCTTTATATGGAATAAGTCTTATTAAGGAAGATGGTTTCCGCGTTAGTGCTTTTATCCGTAATAGTTTAGACAAAGCAATCAAACTAGAAGAAACAACATTAGTTTTACTAGATTCACAAGGACAAGTCCTAGGGAGAAAAGCTTTCAACTTAAGCGAAGTTGGTGAAATTCCAGCAAAAAGCAGTCGCCCATGGCATTTCCTTTTTACTAGTAAGGATCTCTTCTCACAAGATGAGCCTGCAGAAGGTTGGAAACTTGCTTTTCAATTAAAACCTTCTTCTCGAAAGCATGAATTAGAACTAGCAGATAGTTGGAAAAATTCGTTAGCTGAAGATGATAAGAAGAAGCTAGAGGAAATGGTTAACAACCTTACACCACCAAAAGAAGGCGAAGTTAACTTTTTAGGACTCCAAGCAAAACGCGCGGAAACTGGTGATCTTCACGTAACGATGTTAATTAGAAATGGTAGTGAAAAAGATATCAACTTAGAGCAGCTTCCATTAATCATCGAGGACGCCAATGGCGATGTCGTTGCTAAAGGCGGATTTAAATTAGAGGAGTTTAAGGTTAAAGCAAACACAAGTAAGCCATGGACATTCATTTTCCCATCCACTCTAGTATTGAAAGAAGATATGGATTTGAGTAGATGGAAGGCTTATCCACCAAAAACCAATTAG
- a CDS encoding LCP family protein: protein MALTRNQIKKEKRRKSGLYKFFKTISLLIITLLVIGGAAFGYLVIKAADVTSSAQQDLERGDRSEKRDMAVNPSRDSISVLFLGVDDRTESLRGRTDAMILATFNKDDHTIKMVSIPRDSRVEIAGRNKMDKINHAHAFGGVDTAISTVESLFDIPVDYFVKLNFDAFMEIINELGGVELDVKFSFTEMDSNDKKGAIKINKGLQTLNGEEALAYVRMRKADPRGDLGRGERQQEVIKAIIEKTASMSSITKYDNLLDSIEKHLAMNFTFQNIVSLHKYGRSINNIETMQLDGENSTISGVYYYKLKEESIKEISTTLKNHLGIN, encoded by the coding sequence ATGGCTCTAACAAGAAATCAAATAAAGAAAGAAAAGCGCAGAAAAAGTGGCTTATATAAATTTTTCAAAACGATCAGTTTACTTATCATTACATTATTAGTTATAGGTGGTGCGGCATTCGGATACCTAGTAATAAAGGCTGCTGATGTCACTTCAAGTGCGCAACAGGACTTAGAGCGTGGTGACCGTTCAGAAAAAAGAGATATGGCAGTCAACCCTAGTAGAGATAGCATATCAGTACTATTTTTAGGGGTAGATGATCGGACCGAAAGTCTGCGCGGTAGAACGGATGCAATGATTTTAGCTACATTTAATAAGGATGATCACACAATTAAAATGGTCAGTATCCCACGTGACTCTCGAGTTGAAATTGCAGGTCGTAATAAGATGGATAAAATCAATCACGCCCACGCATTTGGTGGTGTTGATACAGCAATTTCAACAGTAGAGAGTTTATTTGATATACCTGTGGACTATTTTGTTAAACTAAACTTTGACGCTTTTATGGAAATTATTAATGAGCTTGGTGGCGTTGAATTAGATGTAAAATTTTCTTTTACAGAGATGGATAGTAACGATAAAAAAGGCGCGATAAAAATTAACAAAGGTCTTCAAACTTTAAATGGTGAAGAAGCACTTGCGTATGTGAGAATGAGAAAAGCTGATCCAAGGGGCGATCTTGGTCGTGGCGAACGCCAGCAGGAAGTTATAAAGGCGATTATTGAAAAGACTGCTTCAATGTCTTCGATTACTAAATATGATAACTTACTAGACAGCATTGAAAAGCATCTAGCAATGAATTTCACATTCCAAAATATCGTTTCATTGCATAAATACGGTAGATCCATTAATAATATTGAAACAATGCAGTTAGACGGTGAAAATAGCACCATAAGTGGTGTATATTACTATAAATTAAAAGAAGAGTCTATTAAAGAAATATCAACTACTCTAAAAAATCACTTAGGCATAAACTAG